Proteins encoded by one window of Aspergillus puulaauensis MK2 DNA, chromosome 4, nearly complete sequence:
- a CDS encoding uncharacterized protein (COG:G;~EggNog:ENOG410PVTK;~InterPro:IPR020846,IPR011701,IPR036259;~PFAM:PF07690;~TransMembrane:12 (i51-68o92-114i121-141o147-170i182-203o215-237i287-307o319-342i349-366o378-398i410-432o438-461i);~go_function: GO:0022857 - transmembrane transporter activity [Evidence IEA];~go_process: GO:0055085 - transmembrane transport [Evidence IEA]): MDKVSVKGANDDNVDKTSTAEGQVIDRMPDCLRALSEDEMKALNRKIVRKVDLLVLPTIGILYILNYIDRQNLAAAKLQGIMEDLNMNEQQFATAISILFVGYLPFQIPSNLLITKIPRPGMYICLAVVIWGAISAATAAVRSYTQLLVVRAILGAAEAVFFPGAIYYLSAWYTKMELGKRIAGLYIAQQVGNAFGGLFAAAILQLDGAHNIAGWQWLFIIEGSATVGIGVVCSLIMPEFPHNSRLLTSLERSLAVYRIESEAGAAEGTEHEPLLRGFLKALRDPKLLLLIFANMLSQTQGSIANYFPTLVSSLNFSETVSLLLTAPPYILAGAVYYGLMYYSDARNTVYPLILLCVGITVIMYIIPMTTPNVGARYFAMMILPFASVGPQLLLYKTINLHLARPVSKRAAASALVNAIGGTANIWASYLYFGPPRFFAAFGTLMGAAVLLGITVTGYRWLVRRENRRLDSGVLEEIEKVKRGGVTGEMVALGWRYEMY; the protein is encoded by the coding sequence ATGGACAAGGTCTCCGTCAAGGgcgccaacgacgacaacgTCGACAAAACCTCCACAGCAGAAGGCCAGGTCATCGACCGCATGCCCGATTGCCTTCGCGCCCTgagcgaggatgagatgAAAGCCCTCAACCGCAAGATCGTGCGCAAGGTCGacctgctggtgctgcccACCATCGGCATCctgtatattttaaattatatcgACCGCCAGaacctcgccgccgcaaaACTGCAAGGCATCATGGAAGACCTCAACATGAACGAGCAGCAGTTCGCAacagccatctccatcctcttcgtcggctACCTCCCGTTCCAGATCCCCTCCAACCTGCTCATCACCAAGATCCCACGCCCAGGAATGTACATCTGCCTAGCCGTCGTCATCTGGGGcgcaatctccgccgccaccgccgccgtcAGGTCCTACActcagctcctcgtcgtGCGCGCCATCCTCGGCGCCGCAGAAGCAGTCTTCTTCCCGGGTGCTATCTACTACCTCTCCGCCTGGTACACCAAGATGGAGCTCGGCAAGCGCATCGCAGGCCTCTACATCGCGCAACAGGTCGGCAACGCCTTCGGCGGCCTCTTCGCCGCTGCtatcctgcagctggacgGCGCCCATAACATCGCCGGGTGGCAATGGCTGTTCATAATCGAGGGCTCAGCAACCGTCGGCATCGGGGTGGTCTGCTCCCTCATCATGCCCGAATTCCCACACAACTCGCGCCTGCTCACGTCGCTCGAACGGTCCCTCGCCGTCTACCGCATCGAATCCGAAGCCGGGGCTGCAGAGGGCACAGAACACGAACCTCTACTCAGGGGATTCCTCAAAGCCCTCCGCGACCCAAAACTgcttcttctcatcttcgCAAACATGCTCTCCCAAACCCAGGGCAGCATCGCCAACTACTTCCCCACCCTCGTCTCCTCCCTCAACTTCTCGGAAACGGTTTCCCTCCTTCTAACCGCCCCGCCCTATATCCTCGCCGGCGCCGTCTACTACGGTCTCATGTACTACTCCGACGCCCGAAACACCGTCTACCCACTCATCCTGCTCTGCGTCGGCATTACAGTGATAATGTACATCATCCCTATGACAACACCCAACGTCGGCGCGCGGTACTTCGCAATGATGATCCTCCCCTTCGCCTCCGTCGGTCCACAACTGCTCTTATACAAGACGATAAATCTGCACCTTGCGCGTCCGGTGAGCAAACGCGCGGCTGCATCGGCGCTGGTAAATGCAATCGGGGGCACGGCGAATATCTGGGCGTCGTATTTGTATTTTGGGCCGCCGAGGTTTTTTGCGGCGTTTGGGACGCTTATGGGTGCTGCGGTGCTTCTTGGGATTACGGTTACCGGGTATAGATggctggtgaggagggagaatCGGAGGCTGGATAGTGGGGtgcttgaggagattgagaaggtgaagaggggGGGTGTTACGGGCGAGATGGTGGCTTTGGGGTGGAGGTATGAGAtgtattaa
- a CDS encoding uncharacterized protein (COG:S;~EggNog:ENOG410PGVQ;~InterPro:IPR029063,IPR002877;~PFAM:PF01728;~go_function: GO:0008168 - methyltransferase activity [Evidence IEA];~go_process: GO:0032259 - methylation [Evidence IEA]), with protein sequence MHAQSVPQDAVNIDTISESNKNALEPCSPAEAIIQYLKEVPEFQRLSILRKQGWENPKVTKFFERQRQTADNSDANTTRHFYNMMKKIGKEMNNATGALKLKSSSSILDLCMAPGGFLATALDLNPNAQAVAFTLPPSDGGHTIFLPEGPNLTINLVDITMLAADIGIQSIPQTHPDASNFLPQHLNPDQKFDLALCDGQVLRPNVHHTRPEHRKRGEATRLTLTQLILALEHLKPGGTMVVLLHRVEAPDTVQLLYAFDQFATVRLFKPFVYYAKRSSFYMAATDVTAQSHEARIAIERWKRVWRLATFEMEMGDEDYFEAVNEGCPSVEEILERFGPKLVSLGRNIWHTRANALAKAPWMKNAVQL encoded by the exons ATGCACGCCCAAAGTGTTCCACAAGACGCTGTTAATATCGACACGATTTCTGAAAGCAACAAAAATGCCCTTGAACCATGCAGCCCTGCTGAAGCCATAATCCAGTACCTGAAGGAAGTGCCAGAATTCCAGCGATTGTCTATACTGCGCAAACAG GGATGGGAGAATCCAAAAGTCACTAAGTTCTTCGAGAGACAGCGCCAAACAGCAGACAATTCAGACGCGAACACAACCAGGCATTTCTACAACATGATGAAGAAAATAGGAAAAGAGATGAACAATGCCACCGGAGCTCTTAAACTCAAGTCCTCCTCCAGCATTCTCGACCTGTGCATGGCACCCGGTGGTTTCCTCGCAACAGCCCTGGACCTCAACCCCAACGCCCAAGCTGTGGCATTCACCCTCCCACCAAGCGACGGAGGGcacaccatcttccttcccgAGGGGCCAAACTTGACCATCAACCTTGTGGACATCACAATGCTAGCAGCAGACATCGGAATACAATCAATCCCGCAAACCCACCCCGACGcctccaacttcctcccGCAGCACCTCAACCCAGACCAAAAGTTCGACCTCGCCCTCTGCGACGGCCAAGTCCTCAGACCCAATGTCCACCATACCAGACCCGAGCACCGTAAGAGAGGCGAAGCAACCAGGTTAACGCTAACACAGCTGATCCTTGCCCTCGAGCACCTCAAACCAGGCGGGACTATGGTCGTGTTACTACATCGAGTCGAAGCCCCAGATACTGTGCAGCTGCTGTACGCGTTTGATCAGTTTGCTACAGTCAGGTTATTCAAGCCGTTTGTGTACTATGCGAAGCGCTCTTCGTTTTATATGGCTGCGACGGATGTGACAGCTCAGAGTCATGAGGCTCGGATTGCGATTGAACGATGGAAACGGGTGTGGAGGCTTGCTAcgtttgagatggagatgggagaTGAGGATTATTTTGAGGCTGTTAATGAGGGATGTCCGAGTGTTGAGGAGATATTGGAAAGGTTTGGACCGAAGTTGGTCAGTCTAGGGAGGAATATTTGGCATACCCGGGCGAATGCGTTGGCGAAGGCTCCATGGATGAAGAATGCGGTACAACTATAA
- a CDS encoding RidA family protein (COG:J;~EggNog:ENOG410PWSZ;~InterPro:IPR006175,IPR035959;~PFAM:PF01042): MSRQLISSDKFPPKPHNCPATKVPGLVFLAGQTATGEIKQATRTVLQNLKEVLELSGSSLEQVVKYNVYLADMKDFAAMNEVYIDFLPKPMPSRSCLQAVPPGDGTVIEIECIAQA; the protein is encoded by the exons ATGTCCCGCCAACTCATCTCCAGTGACAAATTCCCTCCCAAGCCCCACAACT GCCCTGCTACCAAAGTCCCGggcctcgtcttcctcgccggccaAACAGCCACTGGCGAGATCAAGCAAGCCACG CGCACCGTCCTCCAAAACCTCAAAGAAGTACTCGAGCTCTCCGGGTCTTCGCTAGAACAGGTGGTCAAGTACAATGTGTACCTGGCAGACATGAAGGACTTTGCTGCCATGAACGAGGTGTATATTGACTTCCTTCCCAAGCCCATGCCGTCGCGCTCGTGCTTGCAGGCTGTTCCGCCTGGCGACGGGACGGTTATTGAGATTGAATGTATTGCGCAGGCTTAG
- a CDS encoding uncharacterized protein (COG:Q;~EggNog:ENOG410PKA8;~InterPro:IPR002347,IPR036291,IPR020904;~PFAM:PF00106,PF13561,PF08659,PF01370;~go_function: GO:0016491 - oxidoreductase activity [Evidence IEA];~go_process: GO:0055114 - oxidation-reduction process [Evidence IEA]) — MTDRDALTSRQVPSMTLSTGTPTSKTAPTPHATSAAQRFAVTGNAVVTGGAGTLGLTACTALLEHGLRGLLILDMNPSTSETEINDLRTRFPESKILTAKVDITDEAAVDNAFEKAAQDLGSVDILFCFAGIVGCADALTLPPSQFRQVLDVNTTGAFICAQAAARRMVDQGTGGAITFIASISAHRVNFPQPQIAYNVSKTGLLMMKNCLAAEWARYGIRTNSISPGYMDTILNEGDGLQGHRRIWAERNPFGRMGVPGELTGAVVLLASEAGGYINGADIVVDGGGIVF, encoded by the coding sequence ATGACCGACCGCGACGCCCTCACCAGCCGCCAAGTGCCCTCAATGACCCTCAGCACCGGCACACCCACCTCCAAAACAGCGCCAACACCACACGCAACAAGCGCCGCCCAGCGCTTCGCCGTAACCGGCAACGCAGTAGTCACCGGAGGCGCCGGGACACTCGGTCTAACAGCCTGTACTGCCTTATTGGAACACGGTCTCCGCGGCCTCCTAATCCTAGATATGAACCCCAGCACCTCTGAGACAGAAATCAACGATCTCAGAACCCGATTCCCCGAGTCAAAGATCCTAACCGCAAAAGTCGACATCACAGACGAAGCAGCCGTCGACAACGCCTTTGAAAAAGCAGCGCAGGATCTCGGATccgtcgatatcctcttctgTTTCGCCGGGATAGTAGGCTGCGCCGACGCACTGACCCTGCCGCCGTCTCAATTCCGGCAGGTCCTCGACGTGAACACCACGGGGGCGTTTATCTGCGCGCAGGCCGCCGCCAGGCGCATGGTGGATCAGGGCACCGGCGGCGCGATCACCTTCATTGCGTCGATCTCGGCGCACCGGGTGAATTTCCCGCAGCCGCAGATTGCGTATAACGTGTCGAAAACGGGGCTGCTTATGATGAAGAATTGCCTGGCGGCGGAGTGGGCGAGGTATGGGATTCGGACGAATTCGATTAGTCCCGGGTATATGGATACGATTTTGAATGAGGGGGATGGGCTGCAGGGGCATAGGAGGATTTGGGCGGAGAGGAATCCGTTTGGGAGGATGGGGGTGCCGGGGGAGTTGACGGGGGCGGTTGTGTTGCTGGCGAGTGAGGCTGGGGGGTATATCAACGGGGCGgatattgttgttgatgggggTGGGATTGTTTTTTAG
- a CDS encoding uncharacterized protein (COG:Q;~EggNog:ENOG410Q21Q;~InterPro:IPR002347,IPR036291,IPR020904;~PFAM:PF00106,PF13561,PF08659;~go_function: GO:0016491 - oxidoreductase activity [Evidence IEA];~go_process: GO:0055114 - oxidation-reduction process [Evidence IEA]), protein MSMTQENCAVVRDGFPRPFPNTPSNVLDQFKMAGKVVTVTGAADGIGYAVAEAMAEAGAAVALWYNSNDAAVAKAEALAKEHGVKTVAYKVDVSDPEAVQKTIASVVKDFGRIDVFIANAGMAISKPILEQTLPEYKKQLSVNVDGIVHCAKYAGEVFARQNSGNLIITSSMSAHIVNVPTDQPIYNGTKAFVTHFGKSLAREWREFARVNIVSPGFFDTKMGASPLAVNEAYRMAVLGRQGHTKEIKGLYLYLASEASSYMTGSDVLIDGGYVLP, encoded by the exons ATGTCCATGACACAAGAGAACTGCGCCGTCGTCCGCGACGGCTTCCCGCGCCCATTCCCCAACACGCCCTCCAATGTCCTCGACCAGTTCAAGATGGCCGGCAAGGTCGTGACCGTTACAGGAGCGGCTGATGGGATCGGGTATGCAGTCGCCGAGGCCATGGCGGAGGCTGGGGCGGCGGTTGCGCTGTGGTATAATTC AAACGACGCTGCTGTTGCAAAGGCAGAGGCGTTGGCGAAGGAGCATGGTGTTAAGACTGTTGCGTATAAAGTTGATG TCTCCGACCCCGAGGCAGTGCAAAAGACCATCGCCAGCGTGGTGAAGGACTTTGGACGCATCGACGTATTCATTGCCAACGCCG GAATGGCCATCTCAAAACCAATCCTCGAACAAACCCTCCCCGAATACAAGAAACAGCTCTCCGTCAACGTCGACGGCATCGTCCACTGCGCCAAATACGCCGGCGAGGTCTTTGCGCGCCAGAACAGCGGaaacctcatcatcacctctaGCATGAGCGCCCACATCGTCAACGTGCCCACCGACCAGCCCATCTACAACGGGACCAAGGCCTTTGTGACGCACTTTGGCAAGTCGCTGGCGCGGGAATGGCGCGAGTTTGCCCGCGTCAATATCGTGTCCCCCGGCTTCTTTGATACCAAGATGGGGGCGAGTCCGCTGGCGGTTAATGAGGCTTACCGGATGGCGGTCCTGGGGAGACAGGGCCATACGAAGGAGATTAAGGGCCTTTATCTTTACCTGGCGAGTGAGGCGAGTAGTTATATGACTGGGAGTGATGTGCTGATTGATGGGGGGTATGTTCTTCCTTAA
- a CDS encoding uncharacterized protein (COG:S;~EggNog:ENOG410PUVK;~InterPro:IPR036236,IPR013087,IPR007219;~PFAM:PF00096,PF04082;~go_function: GO:0003677 - DNA binding [Evidence IEA];~go_function: GO:0008270 - zinc ion binding [Evidence IEA];~go_process: GO:0006351 - transcription, DNA-templated [Evidence IEA]), with amino-acid sequence MSVSTTRGPYQPFQCLICQSRFTRHENLKRHALLHSRSQDEALLPCELCQATFSRPDLRNRHMKRKHPEHPEHHDRRTRKRTQSEPTATQWSDESVSPESHDEHPDSWHQLQQTDTSTSDRSQSISELMQQAMSEPRIDRIGQDVMDLQTLLDAGPSLLKPGHDHLPSPDFTSFSFCHEGDDWSPSTAQIARGCELFFAHVSHFVPFLHQPTFDYNQAPLYLLLSMLSLAYQYGSDPETPDESGADLSKRCFHRARALTNDEDNISTVQSYLLLQICAMMYLCGEDSSHALKMHSAMISLARSSGLMHPTTIEPSTTQDLDTLWHTFIKAESHKRTLFAVHQIDALWYQFLSIPRSISHLEIKHDLPCPRDHWTASSPSEWAHRQLIQKQGPAVQYADAVRRFLSQDSSDISSSLPPFDPYGAINITQFLISSAREISGWSTMTGMLSIERFGALRSSLVALSPFIPSSTSTSPSPTNPENNILSTATWQTAMIELQIWSPSHTSGIVEASIDAVLSQSTYLSLSPSPSILCEDLTAKAIQPHIDWFLRYLDSTVDPAGQGEAPWVALYAYKAFLIAWVLVRGGVSGAMGVVGVGDGDAEGAVEWARGVFARRRGLVLGRLIAECLDRLPA; translated from the coding sequence ATGTCTGTTTCCACGACAAGAGGCCCCTACCAACCCTTCCAATGTCTCATCTGCCAGAGTCGCTTCACCCGGCACGAGAACCTCAAGCGACATGCCCTCCTGCACTCCCGCTCCCAGGATGAAGCACTGCTGCCGTGCGAGCTTTGCCAGGCCACTTTCTCTCGTCCGGACTTGCGAAATCGACACATGAAGAGGAAGCATCCAGAGCATCCGGAGCATCATGATAGGCGGACTAGAAAGAGAACTCAGAGCGAGCCGACTGCCACACAATGGAGCGACGAGTCGGTATCGCCGGAAAGTCACGATGAGCATCCGGATAGCTGGCATCAACTACAACAGACAGATACGAGCACTTCAGACAGATCGCAGAGTATTTCAGAGTTGATGCAGCAAGCCATGAGCGAGCCCCGAATCGACCGGATCGGACAGGACGTGATGGACTTGCAGACTTTACTCGATGCCGGCCCTTCACTACTGAAGCCTGGTCAtgaccatcttccttcgcCTGACTTTACCAGTTTCAGCTTTTGTCACGAAGGTGACGACTGGAGTCCGTCGACCGCTCAGATTGCGAGAGGCTGCGAGCTTTTCTTCGCCCATGTGTCGCACTTTGTTCCTTTCCTGCACCAGCCGACCTTCGACTATAATCAGGCTCCTTTATATTTGCTCCTGAGCATGCTGTCTCTGGCGTATCAATATGGCAGCGATCCAGAGACTCCGGATGAGAGTGGCGCAGATCTATCAAAACGCTGCTTCCACCGAGCCCGCGCCCTCACCAACGATGAAGACAACATCTCCACCGTACAATCctacctcctcctccaaatctGCGCCATGATGTACCTCTGCGGGGAGGATTCATCTCACGCCCTAAAAATGCACTCGGCCATGATCTCGCTCGCCCGCTCCAGCGGCCTCATGCACCCAACCACCATCGAACCATCCACAACCCAAGACCTCGACACCCTCTGGCACACCTTCATCAAGGCCGAATCCCACAAACGCACTCTCTTCGCCGTTCACCAGATCGACGCCCTCTGGTACCagttcctctccatcccgcGCTCCATTTCGCACCTCGAAATCAAACATGACCTCCCCTGCCCACGCGACCACTGGACTGCGTCGTCACCGTCCGAATGGGCCCATCGACAACTCATCCAGAAACAGGGGCCTGCAGTGCAATACGCCGACGCTGTCCGCCGCTTCCTCTCCCAGGACTCATCTGacatatcctcctccttaCCACCATTCGACCCCTACGGCGCCATCAATATCACGCAgttcctcatctcctccgcgCGCGAAATCTCCGGCTGGTCCACCATGACCGGCATGCTAAGCATCGAGCGATTCGGGGCTCTCCGCTCGTCACTCGTCGCTTTAAGCCCATtcatcccctcctcaacctcaacatcACCCTCACCCACAAACCCCGAGAATAATATTCTCAGCACAGCAACCTGGCAAACCGCCATGATCGAACTCCAAATCTGGTCTCCCTCACACACCTCCGGGATTGTCGAGGCCTCAATCGACGCCGTCCTCTCCCAGTCCACATACCTCTCCCTCAGCCCCTCCCCCAGCATCCTCTGCGAAGACCTCACAGCCAAAGCAATCCAGCCACATATCGACTGGTTCCTGCGGTACCTGGATTCGACAGTCGATCCTGCGGGGCAGGGCGAGGCGCCCTGGGTCGCGCTGTATGCGTATAAGGCGTTTTTGATTGCGTGGGTGCTTGTGAGGGGTGGTGTTTCTGGGGCGatgggtgttgttggtgttggggatggggatgcgGAGGGTGCCGTGGAGTGGGCGAGGGGCGTGTTTGCTCGGAGACGCGGGTTGGTTCTTGGACGGTTGATTGCGGAGTGTCTTGATAGGCTTCCTGCGTAA
- a CDS encoding NAD(P)-dependent alcohol dehydrogenase (COG:Q;~EggNog:ENOG410PU8B;~InterPro:IPR013154,IPR013149,IPR002328,IPR036291, IPR011032,IPR020843;~PFAM:PF00107,PF08240;~go_function: GO:0008270 - zinc ion binding [Evidence IEA];~go_function: GO:0016491 - oxidoreductase activity [Evidence IEA];~go_process: GO:0055114 - oxidation-reduction process [Evidence IEA]), whose translation MHSQVSAWLGRVSNGRKRTRGSRSIVDRQHSINFQPFKPALQLLQLPKQEVILSQTMATDTNLSCLLYGPLDARFENRPVPTITNPDDVIVKIAYTGVCGSDVHFWLDGGIRTFVSESNPLTMGHEASGTIHAVGSGIPPTTLSPGDIVAIEPGYPCRHCDRCKAGRYNLCPRMKFAADPGSGLHGTLSRYFVLPADFCYRIPERSGIGLREAVLVEPLAVAVHAVRLAGVKPGDSVVVFGAGTVGVFTAAVAREFGARVVVSVDLLKERGEFARGVVGEEVGRVYIPDKGLDAEGNARCILQTHGLDTDGGVDVAIDASGAEASVQTAIYALRMGGTYVQAGMGKRKIEFPISEMCEKEITALGCFRYGPGDFKLGIQLASQGRLGAKLGEFVTAVFPFEKATEAWELAKTGKGVKTVIEGPK comes from the exons ATGCATAGCCAGGTGAGTGCGTGGCTCGGAAGAGTCTCCAACGGCCGCAAAAGGACGAGGGGTAGTCGGTCAATAGTCGACCGACAGCATAGCATCAACTTTCAACCTTTCAAACCTGCATTGCAACTCCTACAACTACCCAAGCAGGAAGTCATCCTATCTCAGACAATGGCGACTGATACAAACCTCTCGTGCCTCCTCTACGGCCCCCTCGACGCCCGCTTCGAGAACCGTCCGGTCCCTACCATCACCAACCCAGACGACGTCATTGTCAAAATCGCCTACACAGGCGTCTGCGGCAGCGAT GTCCACTTCTGGCTCGACGGCGGCATCCGCACATTCGTCTCCGAGTCCAACCCCCTAACAATGGGCCATGAAGCCTCGGGTACAATCCACGCCGTGGGCTCCGGCATACCACCAACAACGCTCTCCCCAGGCGACATCGTCGCAATAGAACCGGGCTACCCGTGTCGACACTGCGACAGATGCAAAGCCGGGCGGTACAACCTATGCCCGCGGATGAAATTCGCCGCGGACCCGGGGTCTGGGCTGCATGGGACGCTGAGCAGGTATTTCGTCCTTCCTGCGGATTTCTGTTATCGGATTCCTGAGCGGTCTGGGATTGGACTGCGGGAGGCGGTGCTTGTTGAGCCGTTGGCTGTTGCGGTTCATGCGGTGCGGCTGGCGGGTGTCAAGCCTGGGGAtagtgttgttgtgtttggGGCGGGCACTGTGGGTGTGTTTACGGCTGCTGTGGCGAGGGAGTTTGGAGCGCGGGTTGTTGTTTCGGTGGATCTTTTGAAGGAGAGGGGTGAGTTTGcgaggggggttgttggtgaggaggTGGGACGGGTGTATATCCCTGATAAGGGTCTCGATGCGGAAGGGAATGCGCGGTGTATTCTACAAACGCATGGTCTTGATACGGACGGGGGTGTGGATGTTGCTATTGATGCCTCTGGGGCTGAAGCGTCTGTGCAAACTGCCATCTATGCGCTACGGATGGGTGGGACGTATGTGCAGGCTGGGATGGGCAAGCGCAAGATCGAGTTCCCGATCTCGGAGATGTGCGAGAAGGAGATTACAGCGCTGGGGTGCTTTAGGTACGGGCCTGGGGATTTTAAACTGGGGATCCAACTGGCGAGTCAGGGCAGATTGGGAGCGAAACTGGGGGAGTTTGTGACTGCAGTGTTTCCGTTTGAGAAAGCGACTGAGGCGTGGGAGCTGGCGAAGACGGGGAAGGGCGTCAAGACGGTCATTGAAGGGCCGAAGTAG
- a CDS encoding HpcH/HpaI aldolase family protein (COG:G;~EggNog:ENOG410PJK5;~InterPro:IPR005000,IPR015813,IPR040442;~PFAM:PF03328;~go_function: GO:0003824 - catalytic activity [Evidence IEA]), protein MTYPTPLTTPLQNPRLRLLNKLRQNAFPLMTFMALPSVRIAQIIALTGLDAIIIDCEHGHISDDSMHNSVAAISALGVSPIIRIRGPTHDIIKRALDTGAHGIMVPQINNAEEVRQVVASAKFPPQGVRGQGSAFPAIGHGLTTPEYMVSANETIITMIQIETRAGVENVEEICSVEGVDLVFIGPNDLAQSLLGYVPARGDEPEFVDAVEKVIKAARKYGKWAGRMVNNGTVAKEERARYDTVAVTGDTKAIQNWYMAEFEIARS, encoded by the coding sequence ATGACCTATCCAACCCCCCTAACAACCCCCCTCCAAAACCCCCGCCTGCGCCTCCTCAACAAACTCCGCCAAAATGCCTTCCCCCTAATGACATTCATGGCCCTCCCCTCCGTCCGAATCGCCCAGATAATCGCCCTAACCGGTCTCGACGCGATCATAATCGACTGCGAGCACGGCCACATCAGCGACGACTCCATGCACAACTCCGtcgccgcaatctccgccCTAGGCGTGTCCCCTATAATCCGAATCCGAGGACCAACGCACGACATCATCAAGCGCGCGCTGGATACAGGCGCACATGGGATTATGGTTCCCCAGATTAACAACGCCGAGGAAGTGCGGCAGGTTGTTGCGTCGGCGAAGTTTCCGCCGCAGGGAGTCCGCGGGCAGGGCTCTGCGTTCCCGGCTATTGGACATGGTCTTACGACGCCTGAGTATATGGTTTCTGCGAACGAGACGATTATCACGATGATCCAGATTGAGACGCGGGCTGGGGTGGAGAATGTCGAGGAGATTTGTTCGGTTGAGGGCGTGGATTTGGTTTTTATTGGGCCGAATGATCTGGCGCAGAGTCTTTTGGGGTATGTCCCCGCGCGGGGGGATGAGCCGGAGTTTGTGGATGCGGTTGAGAAGGTCATAAAGGCGGCGAGGAAGTATGGGAAGTGGGCGGGGAGGATGGTCAATAATGGGACTGTTGCGAAagaggagagggcgaggtATGATACTGTGGCGGTTACGGGGGATACGAAGGCGATTCAGAATTGGTACATGGCTGAGTTTGAGATTGCTAGATCGTAG